The Rhinoderma darwinii isolate aRhiDar2 chromosome 9, aRhiDar2.hap1, whole genome shotgun sequence sequence ACATTACTGTATGAGTGTTATTAAAGCATTGTCTTATTACATTACAGTACCTGTGTTATTACATCTCCTTAATTACATTACTGTACCTGAGTTATTACATCACCTTCTTATTGCATTACTGTTCATGTATTATTACATTATTGTAAGATTACATTACTGTACCTGTGTTGTTACATGACCTTCTTATTACattacttgacttaaggtatgttttgcTATCTATGACCTCACACCACCAGtaaccaataagagaccacaacttgaaattggtgtaaaagccacagcagccatttattaaatacactaactttatgcaataaaatagcataaccataaCATATCAGAAAAACACTCCATAAATTATCATCCTACACTATTCCGCAAACATTCTCcagttaaaggatccttgaaggcattaTATTttaactccatcctttccttgtcaggtctggaacttattgccctacagccgtactGCACATGACcagagggcaccaaccatctccaagacctcccttcctggggaccctgcccatcaggaatgtatgcaaaaccagctgggtaaccactccccagcccctccaatactacccagggttaaatgCCCCGAGTTCTTTCCCAACAATCTTCcatgttgttctttttttccccattacgtgccttcaaagacccctcctcctgccGCAAATGCTACTACGACAAATTGAAACCCACTGACCACCATTAAAAGAGGAGAAAattgggagggcgggcgggaaaatctttctcctgttgtccagcgggaaagagggctgcctctatcccacatggacttacctgtatatacactatactcctcccACCACATATGGATACATTCCCATACCAGCCCCCCTATACTTAACTCTTTAAATCCCTATACACATAGCCTCACACTTAATAGCCTAAAacccaaaccaccttgtcatgcgctctctccattacggctgcgcctacattacgttgggcttactgtACATGTGTTATTTCATCACCTTCTTATTACATtactgtccctgtgttattaaatcAACTTACTACATTACTGTACGTGTTATTACATCACCTTCTGATTACATTACTGTACCTGTGTTACTACATCATCGTCCTATTACATTACTGTACCAGTGTTATTACATTATTGTAATATTACATTACTGTTCCTGTGTTCTTACATGACCTTCTTATTACATTACTGTACCTGTGTTATTACATCACCTTCTTATTACATTACTGTACCTGTGTTATTACATCAACTTCTTATTACATTACTGTACCTGTGTTATTACATCACCTTCTTATTACATTACTGTACGTGTTATTACATCACCTTCTGATTACATTACTGTACGTGTTATTACATCACCTTCTGATTACATTACTGTACGTGTTATTACATCACCTTCTTATTACATTACTGTACCTGTGTTACTACATCATCGTCCTATTACATTACTGTACCCGTGTTATTACATTATTGTAAGATTACATTACTGTACCTGTGTTATTACATGACCTTCTTATTACATTACTGTACCTGTGTTATTACATCACCTTCTTATTACATTACTGTACCTGTGGTATTACATCATCCTCTTATTACATTACTGTACCTGTGTTATTACATCACCTTCTTATTACATTACTGTACCTGTGTTATTACATCACCTTCTTATTACATTACTGTACCTGTGTTATTACATCACCTTCTTATTACATTACTGTACCTGTGTTATTACATCATCCTCTTATTACATTACTGTACCTGTGTTATTACATCACCTTCTTATTACATTACTGACCTGTGTTATTACATCATCCTCTTATTACATTACTGACCTGTGTTATTACATCATCCTCTTATTACATTACTGTACCTGTGTTATTACATCATTTTCTTATTATAGTACTGTGCCCTTGTTATTAACTTACCTTCAGATTACATTACCATACCTGTGTTATTACGTCATATTCTTATTACATTACTATACCTGAGTTATTACATTATCTTTTATTACATAGTAATACTGTGCCTGTGTTATTACATCACTTTCTTATTACATTACTGTACCTGTGTTATTAGATCGCTGTACCTACTATTGCAATACTATATCTGTATTATAACATCACCATACCTACTGTTCTTTACTGTACCTGTTTTGTTACATCATTATACATGCTATTGCATTATCGTACATGTGTCATTCCATCACTGTAGCTATTTCATTACTCTACATGTGCTGTTATATAATTATTTCTGCTATTGCATCACACTACCTGGGGTACTACATCACTTTATCTACTGTTTGTTACTTTACCTGTGTTATTCCATTACTATACTTCCTATACAATCATTGTACTAGTGTTGTTACCTAATTGTACCTACTCTTTCATTACTGTACTTGTGTGATTATTCCCACAGTGAATGCTATCACACTACTGTACCTGCTATTACATCACTGTACCTGTCTTATTACATAACTGTGCCCGATATTGCGTCCAGAAACAGAATTTTCTAGAGAGCCAATAAGGATATGGGCTATGTCTATCACCGTACTGTCATCTAATTGGCAGTAGGAAAACAAGAGGCCCATATACTATTCTGGCACTGGAGCCCACTGTTGTGGGTATCCAACCCTGATTACATCACAGTATCTGTCTTATTACATGACTGTGCCTGATATTATATTATTGTACCTGTGTTATTACATCACTGTATCTGCTATTGCATTACTGGTATTAGATCACTATACCTGCTATTGCTGTACTGTACTTGGGTTTTTATTTTCATAGTATATGCCATTGTATTACATGTCAGACAAGTAATGGAGCTGCACAGTAAGGAAAGCCTATATGGAGGTGCTGGCTTCCAGGCAATGGACCACTTCACCTATAACACGCTTCCAATCAACGAACGGAAGCAGCACTCCGAGGGTATAAtcaaataaaaaacttttattcacCCAGGCTTGATTCTGTGAACACTGGATGAataagagttttttttatttttattatacccGTGGAGTGCTTATTTCGTTCGTGGATTGCCATTGTATTACTGTGCCTGACATCACTACACCTGGTATTGCATGGCTAGCTGTACCtaagttaggccttatttacacgagcgtatttcacgtccgtgatacgcgcgtgaaaatcacgcacgtcgcactgacctatgcaagtcaatggggccattcagacattccgtgtttttcacgcagcgtgtgtccgctgcgtgaaacccactgcatgtcctatacttgagcgtttttttagcgcatcacgcacccattgaagtcaatgggtgtgtgaaaatcacggacagcacacagacgcacatccgtgtgctgtgcatgattcgcgcaacagttgctcaagaaatgatggggaaaagaaaaacacctccttcatttcattttgtaaacgtcaaaaccgcgtgacataaggatgccatacgcgcaaaaataacgcagacacgcaccaaacactgatgacacacggaactgcaacgtgcgcaaaacgctgcatttttatgcgcgcaaaacgcacacgttcgtgtaaataaggccttattccaccactATACCTGTATTATTACATCACTGTATCTACTATTACCATACCTGTGTAGAATTTATGCATTCTGAATGCTGCTGAATATGTTGGTACTATATAAATAAAGGCTGCTATTACTATTATTGTTGTTTTATCACTGTATATGTGTGGTTACATCACtataagtgtaagggtatgttcacacgcactgttttcagacgtatttggggcgttttactcctcgaattccacctggaaaaaacggctccattacgtctacaAACTTCTgcttattgctttcaatgggttttacgatgttctgttcccacgaggtgtaattttacgcgtcgctgtcaaaagacggcgcataaaaagacgcccgcgtcaaagaagtgcatgtcacttcttgggacgtttttggagccgtttttcattgactccattgaaaaacatctccaataacgtccgtaaaatacgccgtgaaaaacgcgagtagttacaaaaacgtctgaaaatcaggagctgttttcaggcgaaaacagctccgtaatttcagacgtattttgctactgcgtgtgaacataccctatgactgCATTGGTTACGTACATTAATCAGTGCACCACTTTATATAGTTTATTTAAATTTCTGTGCTCACATCAGTCTACCTGCAGGATTAAAAAATGTCGGAATAAGCAGCATGCTATTTATTTCCGTGCAATCTGCTCAGAAAGCCAGTGGATTAGCCATAGGCGGATTGGCCCCATTGGGCGGAGCTAATTCTGGATCCGCAGCATATCTATCTTTCTGTTGCGCATACCAGAGTAAATATGTGTCAGATTTGCCCATGGCAAATccaacctgtgtgaacatacctgacTGTCAAAATCGTTCGCCGCTCCCCTGAACCAGTCCTCTGCACACCGGAAAAACTTCTTGGCTGAACTTTAtgtccatagtgatgtcacatGGCGGCTTCTTCTAATGGCCGCGGAACATTTCATCCCTATGAATGAAATGTTCAGGGGAACGTCGCTGTGGACTACAGTACAACCATGGATCGACAAAGTAACGTGACATAACATCACATAACCTCATTGTCACACAGCTTTGTATGCATTATTAAAGGGATTTTAACACCATAGTGTTATATGAACTTTTGCAAGAATAGGTTATTAAACATTTATTGGTGGTAGTTTACCTGCTGGAACCCCCCACCTGAAAACAGGACAGTTGTAGTCCACTGGGATTACATTATGAATGATATTACTGTTCCTGTAAAGGTAATGTGGCTCACTTGGACATCACTGTATCTGTATAATGGTGCTATTGGTGTATAGGTACATTGATGTCATTATGCAGTCACGGGCTGTTGGTGTATAGTTACAGTAATGCCATAATGTAGTTACTgtgagggctgattcagacgaacgttgcgtttttgcgcacgcaaaaaacgcggcgttttgtgcgcgcaaaaaccacttgacagctccgtgtgtcatccgtgtataatgcgcggctgcgtgattttttgcgcagccgccatcatagagatgagtctagtcgacgtcagtcactgtccagcgtgctgaaagagttaactgatcggcagttaactctttcagcaccctcgacagtgaatgccgatcacaatatcgagaaacctgttaaaaaaaaagaaaaagttcgtacttaccgagaacttccctcccggccgttaccttggtgacgcgtccttggtgacgcgcctctcttgacatcgggcctcacctccctggatgacgccgcagtccatgtgaccgctgcagcctgtgcttggcctgtgattggctggagctgtcacttagactgaattgtcatcccgggaggtcagactggaggaagaagccgggagttatcggtaagtcagaacttctttttttttttacacattcatgtatattgggatcggaagtcactgtccagggtgctgaaacagtttaactctttctgcaccctggacagtgactatctcctgacgtcgcgtaccggaattttttttgccgggttcggccaaaacgagttcggccgaacccggtgaagttcggttcggttgtccatgttcgctcatctcaaagacactccgtttggatgtttggaaacagaaaagcacgtggtgcttttctgtttacattcatccttttgacagctggtgcgctgtttcagtcggttcgcacggaagtgcttacgtgcgacctgcgtggttttcacgcacccattgacttcaatgggtgcgtgatgcgcgaaatacgcggagatattgagcatgtcgcgctttttgcgcagctgacaaacgctgcgcaaaaagcacggactgtctgtactgccccatagacttgtattggtctgtgcgtggcgcgtgaaaaccacgcggcccgcacggacccaatacacgttcgtgtgaatcccccctgatGGTAATATATAGTCACAGTAATGTCATAATGGAGATATAGTGATGTTAACATATAGGTACATTGatgtcatattgtagtcacagtaTAATTAGTGTATAGGTATTATGATGTGATCATTTACTCACAGTGCTATCAGTGTATCAGTACAGTATAGTCATAATGTAGTCACAGTGCTATTGTATAGGTACACTGATCTCATATTGGTTTATATTGGTACAGTGATGTCATAACGTAGTTACAGTGCTAGTGATAGAGGTACAGtgatgtcatgatttttttatacTGCTGTCAAAAGGTAACCCAAATTCTATTTTTGTACAGGAACATTGATGTCATATTGTTGTAGCAGATACAGTGATATCATAATATAGTCGTAGTGTTGTTAGTGTAcagatacagtgatgtcacaatatacTCCCAGCGctgtaaagacccttttacacaggccagtgATCAGGCAAATGGGTGTTCATTTGAACGCTCATTTCGGATCATTGCCTTGTGTGAACAGggtaatgatcagccgatgaacgagcaaacgctgtttATTTCCTGATCAGCTTGTTTGTGCAGCAATAACGTGgtcactagtcggcagcacatctccctgtggaaatgtatggggaggaaATATGGAAGTAACGATCGCTAGTTCCCATACTGAACCAGTTATTGCtgacttgttgatcggcgctcgtttccatggtccatatcgggccgtgtaaaGGGACccgttacgcctcatgcacacgtccgtggtGCCACTCAGGccttttttgacggcatccgagtggcacccgatagtttttacggacccattcactttagcgggtgactcgggtccgtgaaaaatgatccgagtctctgatccgaggaaagataggacatgttctatctatcctcggatcactgacgggactcggccggcaaacacggtcgtgtgcatgaggcgttagtgtCTAGGAACAGTGAAGTTATAATGACTGCTTCCCAAAGTATGATACTTTATGTGTACTAGCACTATGTGGACAAAGCATGGCACTCATTGGGCACTGTTTGGCACTATGTGGACACAATTTGGCTTTATGTGGGCAAAGTATAACATTTTCTACCCAATTTTTGGATGAGTATAACCCTCCCTTCTTCTTCTCACCTGCACCTAATTTGTAAGTGAGCACATATAGGAATCTCCCAATGTATTTAAGCTCAGTGCTGCTGTCGGCATCATGAAAGCTGTGCCATTACAGAACTGCCATGCAGCTACTGTGGTTGAATGTTGCAGCTGAAGCACCTCTGAAGCCACCAATCATCCGCTCACACCTCTACAACTCCCCCGCCAATTACATGTTCATCTGGGGTAGAAATTGCACTGATTGTACCTGCACAGTAACAGCACTGTGACTTCCCTTTAACTGCACACTAGCATTATTGTGACTACATTGTGACATGacaatgacatcactgtattaGGTAGATaacagttaaaataaaaaaaattgaactaTACTCAGCAGTAATTACCGAGGAAAATAAAAGCTTGGTTAAATGCTCAGTAATAACTCTCGAAGAAcctgtgtttctaatatataagattaCTTATGATAACCTCTTTCTCTTAGGACCGGCATATAGCAACTACGTTGCCTATTTTTACAATTTAGGCAAAACTGAGCCAGAGAATCATAGTCCTGTAAAGGGATCACCTCATCAAGGCAATCCCTATCCATAAATCCTTTAATAGAAGGGCTTGTCATGATTAGATAACCTCTATAATGTCCACTGTGATTACAATTTTAAAGGGATGCTCAGTGGAAatggttaaataatgcaatatcTGGACTGGAGCTTGGACTTTCCCATGACATATACTTTTGAGGGTAAAAACAGGTTTgtcattaaagggttttttccattATAACAAGTGACAGCTTGTCATTAGGATGTGCCATTCTTTTTTAATTGACGGTCATCCAACTGACAGAACCCTCTCTGATCCTCAGAATAAAGGGGCTGCAACTCTAGTTTAGTGCTGTGGCTCCTTCAAAGTTTTTCCTGCACAGTGGTGCTCCTGGTCACCCCAAAAGACAGCCCCCTACTGAtcttaatgttatggcatatactAGCGATATGCTATAACATAATgtgatgggaatactcctttgaTAAAGACATATTGGGACATGTTCTTCAAATTAGATTCTGATATTTATTATGTATAACACTTTTTCTAGAACCCAAAGATGTCCAGAGATATGAAGGGTAACAGTACAGAGCAAGTTCCTTTTATGGAAGAATGGAAAGCGCGGAGAGAGAGAATGAGGCTCCGCTCATCTTCTAGCCTTGCTGGCAGCAGGTCCGTAGATGTCCAGGTTCAACAAGAAGTGGAACACCAAACACAAAACTGGTCCTCACATATAGGAAAAGAATGTGATAAAGATGAAGTTTTCAACAAAATACAGTCTCAATGTGCTTTGGATGTTGAAGCCCATGATCCAGTCACTTCAAAAACCAAGGAGAAAAAAGGGAGTACACAGAAGAAGCATCGTACCCAAATAGAAAAGAGAAAACTTAGGGAGAAAAGACGACCCACAGGAATAGTTCATCTAATTCAAACCGAGGTAAGAGAGGCGTACTTGTTACCTCACAGAGCTCCCCAACATAAGGCATACTTACCATTAAACGGGTATTTTGGTTCTAACAAattttcacctatcctgtggatggtgTTACGAGCAGCAGGTCTTTTCCTGCATGCTCGTTATCTCAGAGCTATTGAGCAGGAATTGGGGCAGTTGCTAAGGCAACTGCACCACTACTGATTCATCAGTGTAGGTCAGATGATCAAACTAATATGAACCTGTGGCTTGTTTAGagacagcaacctgattggtctgCCTCTCCTTCAGAATCAGATTCAAAGCATTGGTTATAGTACTTGCTATGTGTGGTTGTGTTTGCCATGTGCTGGCCTGATCGTGTGTGTTCCAGTCTAATGTTGTGTTTTTCCTGCTCTGCCTAGTATTTCCGCAGTCCGTGTTTGCTTCTATGTTTAATCCGCTTAGTCTTATATTATGTTTCATTGTTTTCTCTTCTGTTGCTGTTTCCCTGAGTTTTTAatcgttttttgttgttttagttGCCTCTGATTCCTAGTATTTCCCTGCGGCTGTGTTAAGGACACTATCTGCAGACTAAGGTCTCCATTAGAGGCAGTGTTTGGGACAGCGAGGGTTACTGGTGTGCTGTTAGGGTCAGTGCTTAAGAACAGATCAAGGGATAGCCATAGGGAGAGCTAGTTAGGGTTAGCTTGTTATCATCTACCATCATCCATTTAGTTTCCATCATTTGACTGTTGTCATAACCCATCATCTGTGGTTACCATAACCTGAATGTTATCATCACCCATCATCCGTTTTGTTCCCATCATCCATCTGACATCATCATTTTGTTCCACCTCTTTGTTTAATTAGTGAGCCCCTGTTTCATGTATTTCAGTTGCCTGTTAGTATTGTGTTAAGTGCTTCGTAATTCCCTTCCCTTTGACTATCCAGTTGGTTTACAATTTGGCCCAATTGTAGTCCTGGAACTGCTACAGGTGAAGCCTAGTCCTGCCGTCTTGTGGCCAGTCAGATAAGTGATAATTGCTAGGTCAGTCGGGATCCAACTGCTGAGACCCCACTGATCATCAGAACAGAGGTCCAGTGTCCCCCATTTCCCCCAGCTGCAAGACCGCAGCCAGCAGCAATTGAATGGAGTTGCTGTCGAGCATGTCCCCCGCCTCTCCATTCGAAGTCTATGGCACTGACGGTAACTGCCGGGCTCTGTGCTACAGGGGGTTAAAGAGTTTGTCAGGGATAAAGGAAAAACAGcatcactcttgtccatgggctattTCAGGTATTGCAGTCACTTGAATAGGgcatagctgcaataccagacacagcccgtgGACAAGAGTAGTGctgtttctgcaacaaaaaaaaattacctttttttttctaatccatgACAACCTTTTACAATGTATGCCAATAATGAATAATGCTTTAAATGAATGACACATATTGTTGATTTGTAGGATCCTGAAGAAAATGAAGATATTAATGCAAATGAAGAGAATAAAGAGAAAGAGACTGTTATACAAAGTCAGGTAAGGGGAAAACCACATAAACATTCACCTGACAGTTACTGCCTTGTTCTATATATAACAGTGCTGCCTTTCTTGTGTCAAACATAGGCAGTAAAGAAATAAGTGCCCCTTACTATGGCCTGAGAACACCTGAGATCACCTTCTGCTACAATCTCCAAGAGAAGTACCGCAATATGTCTGCCCCCTGCACCAGGGCCAGATTAAGGGTGTCTTGCATATGGAGCAGTTAATTTATATGGGGGCCCCCCTACTATCTTGGGGACCTTCACCAACTCCagacaaaaataataacgttacttACACATTTTAAGCTGTATGATTGACAATATATACTgtagcttaaagtgtagctaaacgttcgacaaacttctgaaatgtcatagtgacatgtcagaagtttggattggtgggggtccgagcactaagacccccatcaatcgctagaacgaagcagctgaagccctcgctgaagcagctgcttcgtgtctgttcggctttttccagaaataaatgtatcggtgtacggactcaacacaaagtctatgagcccgtacacgatacatcggctttccggaaaaagccgaacagaaacgaagcgactgagcgctcacacgagcacttcagctgctttgttctagcgattggtgggggtctcagtgctcggtcactatgacatgtcagaagtttgttgcacgtttagctacactttaaatcacATATCTCTTATCTTACACCAGAATTTTGCACAATACAAACACCATTAACAACCTGGCTCTTTCCTGCTACACTTTGCTTCCTCCTTCAGCACAATATCACTGTTACCAGGCAGGGACATATTTACATctctggctgggttcacacctgtgtcaggtgattccattgttctgctccatcagagaaaCAGAACAAGGAAATACCGGAAGCAACGGTTCACcatggacaccaccggcggccaaCGGAACCAGTTGACTTTAATGGTTTCCATCGGCTTTCTGTAGGGGTGTCCATGGTTTCACCGGTTAACAATAGCGcaaaatgctgtggtgcttttctgcttttattcatagttttgactactgtagcgcgcatcacgcgcggcacacggaagtgcgtccgtgtgccatgcggggttttcacgcacccattgacttcgtgatgcgcgaaaaacgggcaaatattggacatgtcgtgagttttatgcagcggacatacgctgcgtgaaactcacggactgtctgaacggccccattgactaacataggttcgtgtgacgcgcgtgaaaatcttgcgcgtagcacggacgtattctacgtttgtctgaataagcccttactcacATATATTACCTTTAGCCCGCTCCCTCCCTGTTTCCAACGCTGTTTTACTTTTTGTTCTGCTGCACCGTGTGTCCTGAGTAATGATGCTCCGTACTTTAGATGCCCAATATGGTAATtctctgtagttagccaacaaggtGTGAACTACAGTGACTCTCCCTGGGTGGAGCCAtcttcacagcctctgacgctgtccaatcagcgtgaaGTAGCTTATGACAAGCCTTGTCCAGTGACACTGCGCAGGGAGAAGTCTTCTAATCAAACGTATTTGTTCTAAACTGCCTCGCGCTGGAAAGAGGGAGGAAGTGGGCGAAGGATAATACATGTAAATGGGATGTTAGgacctggtgacaggtcctccttaaaAAATCTATTctgtcccctaaataaattcagacctgcAAAAAGACACCTAAATATTAGATCCTCagattagccccccccccctatttaccACTCACACGTCTCACACACAGACAGTGCACACACTTCACCATATAAGCACTAGATACACAACACTAATTACAACACAGCACTAAACAAGTATCCCACAGCTCCGGATGTACCTCCAGTGCCCCACAGACTGCCGCTCATGCCCCCGTCTCCAGACTTCTCCCCAtcaacccccctcctcacacacattgctccccatgtacccccctcttcacacactgctccccatatacccccctcctcacacttctccccatataccccccacctcacactgctccccatatacccccctcctcacacactgctcctcatatacccccctcctcacacactgctcctcatataccccctcctcacactgctccccatatacccccctcctcacactgctccccatatacccccctcctcacacttctccccatataccccccacctcacactgctccccatatacctccctcctcacacactgctcctcatatacccccctcctcacacactgctcctcatataccccctcctcacacactgctccccatatacccccctcctcacactgctcctcatatacccccctcctcacactgctcccca is a genomic window containing:
- the LOC142660374 gene encoding PRKC apoptosis WT1 regulator protein-like, whose product is MSRDMKGNSTEQVPFMEEWKARRERMRLRSSSSLAGSRSVDVQVQQEVEHQTQNWSSHIGKECDKDEVFNKIQSQCALDVEAHDPVTSKTKEKKGSTQKKHRTQIEKRKLREKRRPTGIVHLIQTEDPEENEDINANEENKEKETVIQSQELWISDRTCSNRNSEVYLNAPTLENRDGSLKASQSRLEELQKAVRGKRQDNHKLTTQLNDKEGSLLLLEKEMKTLTQTMKRAEDENKRLKEENKMLLNMMGQLSS